Below is a genomic region from Demequina sp..
AGCACGGTGGCCGTGGCCTCGTCGATACGAGCCCGCAGCTCCGGATCGGAAGTCGAGAGGCGCTTGAGCGATACGAGCGCCGCCTCCTTGTCTCCCATGTCGGCGCGAGCGCCAGCCACGACAATCGCGAGCTCGATGCGACCAGCCGGAGTAAGGCTTGCGGCCTCCGTCTCCTGCGCGAGCGCGATCGCGCGCTCAGGGCGCCCCAGTCCACGTTCACAATCGGCCATGAGTGGCAGATGCTCGCTCGAGCCGTTGAGCCTGCGAACGGTGCGGAACTCTCTCAGCGCCTCCACATACCGGCCAGTGGCGTATGCGGTCAGTGCTGCGGCCTCGCGGACCACGTCCACGCGGCCACCGCGCGAGGCGGCCACCATTGCATGCTGATATGCGAGCTCGGGATCGGACTCGAGCAGGTTGCCAGCCATGATGAGGTGGCGACCGACGTCTTCCGCGTTCTCCTTGCTCAGTGTTCGGAGCCGCGCGCGCACGGTGCGATCGAGCTGCCCGTAAACGATCTCTTCCGGGATCTCCGGTGCCGGCGGGCCCGTCTTCACGGGCTTGTCGGCGCGCTGGCCTCCGCGCTGGTCCCCGTCCTTGCGTGGTGGCCTTGCGCCATGGGGAGCGTCGGTGCGGCGCTTGTCGCCGTCGGTGCGGCGCTTGTCGCCGTCCCCGCTGCGCGGCTTGCCGGCATACCCACGAGTGTTGGGTGCCCCGCCGCGGCCGGAGGATCCGTTGGGGCGCGGTGCACGAGAGTCGCGCGGGGCGCGGTCGTTCGAGGCCATCTTGCTCCGTTCAGGTGTGCAGTTATCGTACGCAGAAATGACGAAGGGCCGCCCATCGTTGGGCGGCCCTTCGTTGAAAGAATGTCCCGCAGCGACCTACTCTCCCACACCTTCGCAAGTGCAGTACCATCGGCGCTGAGAGGCTTAGCTTCCGGGTTCGGAATGGGACCGGGCGTTTCCCTCTCGCTATGGCTGCGGAAACTCTATGGAGATATATCAGTTGCCCGACCGTATCTCGGGAACCGCACAGTGGACGCGTAGCAAATCAATAAAATCTGAGGTAGGTCAAGTTATCGGCCTATTAGTACCGGTCAGCTTCAAGGGTCTTTAGTCCCCTCTTCCACATCCGGCCTATCAACCCGGTGGTCTGCCGGGGGGCCTCTCGGGCCGAAGCCCATGGAAATCTCATCTTGAAACAGGCTTCCCGCTTAGATGCTTTCAGCGGTTATCCCTTCCCAACGTAGCCAACCAGCCGTGCTCCTGGCGGAACAACTGGCACACCAGAGGTTAGTCCACCCCGGTCCTCTCGTACTAGGGGCAGCCTTTCTCAAATTTCCTGCGCGCGCAGCGGATAGGGACCGAACTGTCTCACGACGTTCTAAACCCAGCTCGCGTACCGCTTTAATGGGCGAACAGCCCAACCCTTGGGACCAACTCCAGCCCCAGGATGCGACGAGCCGACATCGAGGTGCCAAACCATGCCGTCGATATGGACTCTTGGGCAGGATCAGCCTGTTATCCCCGGGGTACCTTTTATCCGTTGAGCGCTGGCGCTTCCACTTGCCACCAGCGGGTCACTAGTCCCGACTTTCGTCCCTGCTCGACCTGTCAGTCTCACAGTCAAGCTCCCTTGTACACTTGCACTCGCCACCTGATTGCCAACCAGGCTGAGGGAACCTTTGGGCGCCTCCGTTACTTTTTGGGAGGCAACCGCCCCAGTTAAACTACCCACCAGGCACTGTCCCTGATCCGGATTACGGACCGAGGTTAGATATCCAGAGTGATCAGAGTGGTATTTCAACGATGACTCCACCAATACTGGCGTATCGGCTTCAAAGTCTCCCACCTATCCTACACAAACCACACCGAATACCAATACCAAGCTATAGTAAAGGTCCCGGGGTCTTTCCGTCCTGCTGCGCGTAACGAGCATCTTTACTCGTATTGCAATTTCGCCGAGTTCGCGGTTGAGACAGCAGAGAAGTCGTTACGCCATTCGTGCAGGTCGGAACTTACCCGACAAGGAATTTCGCTACCTTAGGATGGTTATAGTTACCACCGCCGTTTACTGGGGCTTAAATTCAGAGCTTCGCCAAAGGCTGACCCTTCCTCTTAACCTTCCAGCACCGGGCAGGCGTCAGTCCGTATACATCGTCTTGCGACTTCGCACGGACCTGTGTTTTTAGTAAACAGTCGCTTCTCTCTGGTCTCTGCGGCCCTCAAACGCTCAGGAAGCAAGTTCCGTCACGCCTCAGGCCCCCCTTCTCCCGAAGTTACGGGGGCATTTTGCCGAGTTCCTTAACCACGATTCTCTCGATCGCCTTAGTATTCTCTACCTGATCACCTGAGTCGGTTTGGGGTACGGGCGGCTAGAACCTCGCGCCGAGGTTTTTCTTGGCAGCATAGGATCACCGATTTCCCTCTAAAGAGGTCATCTTCAGGTCTCAGGCCATGTGAGCTGCGGATTTGCCTACAGCTCGCCCTACACCCTTAAACGTGGACAACCATCGCCACGCTCGGCTACCTTCCTGCGTCACCCCTGTTAATACGCTTGCCTACTACAGATTCGGGTCGTGCGCGCCACAGAGATTCCCCGAAGGGTGCACCTGCTTTGGGCACTTAGCATTATCTGATTCGGCATGGGCGGTTCTTCGCCGGTACGGGAATATCAACCCGTTGTCCATCGACTACGCCTGTCGGCCTCGCCTTAGGTCCCGACTTACCCAGGGCGGATTAACCTGGCCCTGGAACCCTTGATCATTCGGCGGACGGGTTTCTCACCCGTCTTTCGCTACTCATGCCTGCATTCTCACTCGTGTGGCGTCCACGGCTGGGTTACCCCGCCGCTTCACTCGCCACACGACGCTCCCTACCCATCCACACGCTTGGATCCGAAGACCAGGCAGTGTGTGAATGACACAACTTCGGCGGTGTACTTGAGCCCCGCTACATTGTCGGCGCGGAATCA
It encodes:
- a CDS encoding tetratricopeptide repeat protein, whose protein sequence is MASNDRAPRDSRAPRPNGSSGRGGAPNTRGYAGKPRSGDGDKRRTDGDKRRTDAPHGARPPRKDGDQRGGQRADKPVKTGPPAPEIPEEIVYGQLDRTVRARLRTLSKENAEDVGRHLIMAGNLLESDPELAYQHAMVAASRGGRVDVVREAAALTAYATGRYVEALREFRTVRRLNGSSEHLPLMADCERGLGRPERAIALAQETEAASLTPAGRIELAIVVAGARADMGDKEAALVSLKRLSTSDPELRARIDEATATVLRELGRNDEADALEPPKDSEPAGAEDEDVVVYDTFDEDHPA